The Paenibacillus pabuli DNA segment TTTCTCCTTTATAATTAGGACATACCATTTTAGTGTATTCTAAATTATTACTTGTATGCTTTCTAGTATCTAAGTATCCCCTATTCGCAAGGGCCTCCGTTGCACCACAAACTGCTGCTACAATAGTGCCAAGCTCTAAAGCTTGTCCAATTCTCTCCAATATGGGTTGATGAATTTCTTCATTCCAAGTAGTCCCTCCTGGCAAAATTAAAAGATCTTTACTCTCAAGAGTACATTCATCAAGGGAAATATCTGGTTTTATGCTCAGTCCTCCCATCGTAGTAATCATTTCTTGATTAGCTCCTACTGTAATTACTTTTAAAGGTGCTACATCTTTTTTGAAATACCTTCCCGATTTTAGTTCAGCAACTAAATATCCATATTCCCAGTCCGACATCGTATTAAATACATATAGAAAAACTTTTTTGGTTTGCATCCAATAACACTCCAATCCCAATTGATATAGCCAACTATAGCATGACTTCACTGACACCTAGCGTCAGGGAAGTCATCAATTTTGATGAAAATGTATTAACTCCGACAAAACCTCAATCATTCTTTTCTTAAGGCTTATGGGCTCAACAATTCGAATAGATTTACCGTACGATAAAAGGAAATAAGGTACAAATGTATGTATCATATCTTTCTCAAAATGAAATACGGCTTGATTTGAAGTCCGCTCTTGTAAATAATGTCCTAAAAACCAATGTTGGCATATATCAGCTAATACACTTTTATCCCCGTTAATAACCAAAGAAATAGTCTCTTCCTTATCTTCTATAGTTGGAAGAAAGTTTTTCATAAAAAAGGTACGTGCTGAAAAATTTTCTGGCTGGTCAAACTTATTTTCGGTTAGCATTAGATCTTCAATTCGATCTACTCTAAAACTACGGATGTCACTCCTAAGATGACAAAATCCGATCACATACCACTTGTTATTCCAATAGATAAGTCTGTACGGATCAACCAATCTATCATTTACTTGCTTCTCGCCACTTTTATGGTGAAGATTTTTACTGATTACCTGTCTGCTACGGCCTGCTCCAACTCCTTCAAAAAGGGCTGCATAGAGCGTGAACTTAATCGACTTATGACTTCAAGACTAGTTAAATGTTGGTTTATCTTGGTTTCCTGCTCTTGATTTGAGTATTTACTTAGTTTTGAAATGGCCCTATTTAATGCTTCACCTCCATAATATCCGGCTTCTTCTGCGAAAACTGCAGCATGA contains these protein-coding regions:
- a CDS encoding type 1 glutamine amidotransferase family protein is translated as MQTKKVFLYVFNTMSDWEYGYLVAELKSGRYFKKDVAPLKVITVGANQEMITTMGGLSIKPDISLDECTLESKDLLILPGGTTWNEEIHQPILERIGQALELGTIVAAVCGATEALANRGYLDTRKHTSNNLEYTKMVCPNYKGEKFYEMGPAVSDKNLVTASGIAPLEFAMEVLKTLDVFAPDTLHAWYNLNKTHKPEYFFELMSSINS